In Desulfurococcaceae archaeon, one genomic interval encodes:
- a CDS encoding 2-isopropylmalate synthase, which produces MPNPVVEIEDGEAFYEDVYPYRGVPRVLAADTKIAGNLEKIYLTDTTLRDGQQGSRPFTVKECELIYELLADIGKDGAIYSTELFLYTEKDKTAVKSLREYGYRYPKVIGWIRATREDVQLLLDTGLDETVVLMSISDYHVKYKFNSTRSRVVSKYLEVAELLLSRGIAVRASLEDVTRANVRGVVIPFIKSLLRLSERYATPLIIKLPDTLGLGLPFPEIPLPRGIPALVETIISETGLRPEQLEFHGHNDFGLVVANHLAAWLHGAAGSNCTLLGIGERAGNCPLEVMAIHYAGIRGEGSINLKAISRMPELFGKLGFSVPEHYPLVGRNAFRTKAGIHVDGLLKNPRVYLPFDPLEVLGIPYSMEVTPYSGRSAVVAWIKKNLGIDVDKTDPRVEVVYREVISAFKGDVKARPLSDEELLEIVKRYFDA; this is translated from the coding sequence ATGCCTAACCCGGTAGTTGAAATTGAAGACGGCGAGGCATTCTACGAGGACGTGTACCCGTATAGGGGTGTGCCGCGGGTCTTAGCGGCAGACACCAAGATAGCGGGTAACCTGGAAAAGATCTACTTAACGGACACGACTCTTCGAGACGGGCAACAAGGTAGTAGGCCCTTCACGGTTAAGGAGTGTGAGCTGATTTACGAGCTGCTCGCAGATATTGGCAAAGACGGCGCAATATACAGCACAGAGCTGTTTCTATATACTGAGAAAGATAAAACGGCTGTGAAGAGCCTTAGAGAATACGGATACAGGTACCCCAAGGTTATAGGGTGGATAAGGGCTACTCGCGAGGACGTACAGTTGTTACTGGACACCGGTCTAGATGAAACAGTTGTGTTGATGTCTATATCGGATTACCACGTGAAGTATAAGTTCAACTCCACCAGGTCGAGAGTCGTGAGCAAATACCTCGAAGTCGCTGAGCTTCTACTAAGCAGGGGGATCGCGGTAAGGGCCTCTCTCGAAGACGTAACTCGTGCTAATGTACGTGGCGTGGTGATCCCGTTCATTAAGAGCCTCTTACGGCTCAGCGAAAGGTACGCGACACCCCTGATCATAAAGCTCCCTGACACCCTTGGCCTAGGTTTACCGTTTCCCGAGATCCCGTTACCTAGAGGCATACCGGCACTAGTAGAAACCATAATTAGTGAGACAGGCTTAAGGCCGGAGCAACTGGAATTCCACGGACACAACGATTTCGGCCTTGTAGTTGCGAATCACTTAGCTGCATGGCTCCACGGCGCTGCCGGATCTAACTGCACACTTCTCGGTATAGGTGAAAGGGCCGGCAACTGTCCGCTGGAAGTCATGGCAATTCACTACGCTGGGATCCGTGGAGAGGGCAGTATAAATTTGAAAGCCATATCGCGGATGCCTGAATTGTTTGGTAAACTTGGATTCTCCGTACCGGAGCACTATCCCCTAGTGGGTAGAAACGCCTTCAGGACAAAGGCGGGTATACACGTTGATGGGTTGCTGAAGAACCCTAGAGTCTACTTACCATTCGACCCGTTAGAGGTGCTCGGTATACCATACTCTATGGAAGTAACCCCTTACTCCGGGCGTTCCGCCGTGGTAGCCTGGATAAAGAAAAACCTCGGAATAGACGTTGATAAAACCGATCCTAGAGTAGAGGTCGTTTACAGGGAAGTGATTAGCGCTTTTAAAGGCGATGTCAAGGCAAGACCTCTAAGCGACGAGGAACTGCTCGAAATCGTCAAGAGGTACTTCGACGCGTGA
- a CDS encoding histidinol-phosphate transaminase, with protein sequence MNESPYPPSALAVEYARKYVEYMNIYDVEGLREELIVELEKYTNLPREHIEFFPGSSYILLLMVALAKAQNIEVVLPHPTFHALYPVLRSFNANYAYVKLTQRFELDKQVFLRSAENRLVYLANPNNPTGNLLVEDPSYISKLAQVARYVFVDEAYYEFSGSTVKDLVVEHENVAVLRSLSKAFSLAGARFGYLLAGKRVKEHLNSLRIGFETPIMTQAAALGALRDRKYVEKIVEEVKSTRDYVRRKLLEVGLWSPESRANFILVDLGKPCREAWEKLSEHGILTLCLELVKDLVDYGNYLRVTVGKPDDMNTFLEKILEVL encoded by the coding sequence ATGAATGAGTCACCTTATCCACCCTCCGCGTTAGCAGTAGAGTACGCTCGTAAATATGTGGAGTACATGAACATCTACGATGTGGAGGGGTTAAGGGAAGAACTGATAGTGGAGCTCGAAAAGTACACTAATCTACCACGCGAACACATAGAATTCTTTCCAGGGTCTTCGTACATATTGCTACTCATGGTCGCGCTCGCAAAAGCACAAAATATCGAGGTGGTACTACCTCATCCAACATTCCATGCACTTTACCCAGTACTTCGAAGTTTTAACGCCAACTACGCGTACGTGAAGCTTACCCAAAGATTCGAGCTCGACAAACAGGTGTTCTTGAGATCGGCCGAGAACAGGCTTGTCTACTTGGCGAACCCTAATAACCCCACGGGAAATCTCCTCGTAGAGGATCCTAGTTATATATCTAAGCTCGCGCAGGTGGCGAGGTACGTGTTCGTGGATGAAGCTTACTATGAGTTCTCGGGATCAACGGTCAAGGACCTGGTAGTGGAACACGAAAATGTTGCCGTCTTAAGAAGCCTTTCAAAGGCCTTCAGCCTAGCCGGTGCAAGGTTCGGTTACCTACTAGCCGGTAAGCGCGTTAAGGAACACCTGAACTCCCTTAGAATAGGGTTTGAAACCCCAATAATGACCCAAGCGGCTGCATTAGGGGCTCTAAGGGACAGAAAATACGTGGAGAAGATCGTAGAGGAGGTTAAATCTACGAGGGATTACGTTAGGCGCAAGCTACTGGAAGTTGGGCTTTGGAGCCCCGAGAGCAGGGCGAACTTCATCCTGGTAGACCTAGGTAAACCCTGTAGGGAGGCTTGGGAAAAACTCAGCGAGCACGGTATATTAACCCTATGCCTCGAGCTCGTGAAAGACCTCGTAGACTACGGCAACTACCTGAGAGTAACCGTTGGTAAGCCAGACGACATGAACACCTTCTTAGAAAAAATATTAGAAGTCCTCTAA
- a CDS encoding A/G-specific adenine glycosylase, protein MNSLVDVFRGRIIEWYWKHGQRELPWRSTGDPWAILVAAVMLRRTTTRQVLRVYDEFIKRYPQPELLLNTNLAEIELLIRPLGLRSRTRQLVELAGYIVKKLGGKIPCSREVLKRLPGIGDYALSEVLLAYCNEPVPLLDTNMVRVLFRVFGVKPAKLPPYRDGEYREFVKYLVPGNPELAKCFNYGVLDFARKVCTARRPRCGACILNDICIHAGSKTTTGHQFSSTFTL, encoded by the coding sequence TTGAACAGCTTGGTTGACGTGTTTAGGGGGAGGATCATTGAGTGGTACTGGAAACACGGTCAGCGTGAATTGCCCTGGAGAAGTACCGGGGATCCATGGGCGATACTTGTAGCGGCCGTTATGTTGCGCAGAACTACTACGAGGCAGGTTTTACGGGTGTACGATGAATTCATTAAGAGGTATCCTCAACCAGAGTTGCTTTTGAATACTAACCTAGCCGAGATAGAGCTCCTCATAAGACCCCTGGGACTGCGTAGCAGAACCAGGCAGCTCGTCGAGCTAGCAGGTTACATCGTTAAGAAGCTCGGAGGGAAAATACCTTGTTCTAGAGAGGTACTGAAGAGGCTTCCCGGTATAGGTGACTACGCTCTTTCAGAGGTATTACTGGCATACTGTAATGAACCAGTTCCCCTACTAGACACCAACATGGTTAGGGTTCTGTTTAGGGTTTTCGGTGTTAAACCAGCTAAACTACCTCCTTACAGAGATGGTGAATACCGCGAGTTTGTAAAATACCTCGTACCCGGAAATCCTGAGCTCGCGAAGTGCTTTAACTACGGGGTATTGGATTTCGCCAGGAAAGTGTGTACTGCTAGGAGGCCGCGGTGTGGTGCATGCATATTAAACGATATATGCATCCACGCGGGCTCAAAGACAACCACCGGCCACCAGTTTTCAAGCACTTTCACTCTTTAA
- a CDS encoding acetamidase/formamidase family protein: MVVLSTVIVPDTQVFYVFSPDVKPVVRVKRGDRLIVYTKDALGGQITSEENVVTSMDFSKVNPATGPIYVEDAQPGDALLVRVVSVEVAGRGFVVTAPGAGALPRLVREARTRTCYVYGDSVEFLGFKLPARKMIGVIGVATSEKAPTGVPGRHGGNLDTRFITEGSLVILPVEHPGALLGLGDLHAVMGDGEVCVAACEVPGKVTIELDVAKNLAPAWPVVQHNGSFYILVSHDKIEGAIEEAVNVSVEALSRGLKLNWHDAYMLASLAVDVGISQLVDPRKTAWTRIPTSLISLENLLNALSELR, translated from the coding sequence GTGGTTGTTTTGAGTACGGTGATCGTGCCCGACACTCAGGTATTCTACGTTTTCAGCCCGGACGTGAAACCTGTTGTACGCGTTAAACGAGGCGATAGATTGATCGTTTACACCAAAGACGCGTTAGGCGGCCAGATCACGAGCGAGGAGAACGTTGTCACCTCTATGGACTTCTCAAAAGTAAACCCGGCGACGGGACCTATATACGTTGAGGATGCTCAACCGGGTGACGCGCTTCTAGTTAGGGTAGTATCCGTCGAGGTGGCTGGACGAGGCTTTGTCGTGACGGCTCCAGGTGCCGGTGCATTGCCACGCCTTGTACGCGAAGCGAGAACGAGGACTTGCTACGTGTACGGCGACTCCGTGGAGTTCCTCGGCTTCAAGTTGCCGGCTAGAAAGATGATTGGAGTTATAGGCGTTGCTACTAGTGAAAAAGCACCTACAGGGGTTCCTGGCAGGCATGGAGGTAACCTAGATACCAGGTTCATCACTGAAGGGTCCTTGGTAATCCTACCGGTAGAGCACCCGGGAGCGCTTCTAGGCCTCGGAGACCTCCACGCAGTGATGGGTGATGGTGAGGTGTGCGTGGCAGCGTGCGAAGTGCCGGGCAAGGTGACGATCGAGCTCGACGTCGCTAAAAACCTTGCACCTGCGTGGCCAGTAGTGCAACACAACGGCTCCTTCTACATTCTTGTCTCACACGATAAAATTGAAGGCGCCATTGAAGAAGCTGTAAACGTGTCCGTGGAGGCCCTCTCGCGCGGTTTAAAGCTGAACTGGCATGACGCGTACATGCTTGCAAGCCTCGCAGTAGACGTTGGTATTAGCCAGTTAGTAGACCCGAGGAAGACGGCGTGGACTAGGATACCTACATCCTTAATCTCCTTAGAAAACCTGCTAAACGCACTCTCAGAGCTGAGATAA
- a CDS encoding RsmB/NOP family class I SAM-dependent RNA methyltransferase encodes MKLNYDELVSVLASTLYTVMNKHVSVRKAFTSTCRRLRCSGPELPRETVFQLARSFISNYYRVKYIAEKCGKRKPSYRLLARLYLHLHGEEYGIKHASRLEKAVRRDFPALNSVLAEFMEGWARLSYPEWFYNELASLIPKHEVEELLEAMNKRVFWIRVNTLKADVDKVLRTLEKEGVEGEQDPEIPFLIRISKTSKPLRTLSLFKEGVIILQDKASVLAVMALRPEPGMLIYDYAAAPGVKASLIMQLTENRARIVAADISQKRLEAMERMLKLYGVDRSRVVLTIADSRDLKLERRADLALVDAPCTSSGAVSKDPAIKIFLNNRELVYAAKSVQVGLLHNALRQVDRVVYATCSLLPEEGEEVVEDVLRRGVEQRVRDAGIKTRKGYAKYSIWNHVHRTMPHLDMCEGFFVARFEK; translated from the coding sequence TTGAAGTTGAACTATGACGAGCTGGTCTCCGTACTAGCGAGCACGTTGTACACAGTGATGAATAAACACGTATCCGTGCGTAAGGCATTTACAAGTACTTGTAGGAGACTTAGGTGTAGTGGTCCCGAGTTACCGCGTGAAACTGTCTTTCAGCTCGCAAGGAGCTTCATTTCTAACTACTATAGGGTCAAGTATATAGCCGAGAAATGTGGTAAGCGCAAACCTAGCTACAGGCTCTTGGCAAGGCTTTACCTTCACCTACACGGCGAAGAGTATGGGATTAAACATGCTTCGAGGCTCGAGAAGGCAGTTAGACGGGACTTCCCTGCACTCAATAGCGTGCTCGCAGAATTCATGGAGGGGTGGGCTAGGTTATCGTACCCCGAGTGGTTTTATAACGAGCTGGCCTCTTTAATTCCTAAACACGAAGTTGAAGAGCTACTTGAAGCGATGAATAAACGCGTCTTCTGGATTCGAGTTAACACTTTAAAAGCAGACGTTGATAAGGTACTTAGAACACTAGAGAAGGAGGGCGTAGAAGGCGAGCAGGATCCCGAAATACCGTTCCTAATTAGGATCTCAAAGACCAGTAAGCCTTTGAGGACGCTTAGTTTGTTCAAGGAAGGCGTAATTATTCTACAGGACAAGGCAAGCGTCCTGGCCGTTATGGCGTTAAGGCCTGAGCCGGGGATGCTAATATATGACTACGCTGCCGCACCTGGCGTTAAAGCATCGCTTATAATGCAACTAACGGAGAACAGGGCGCGCATAGTTGCGGCTGACATTTCGCAGAAAAGGCTTGAAGCGATGGAAAGGATGCTAAAGCTTTACGGGGTGGATAGGAGCAGGGTGGTGTTAACGATCGCTGATAGTAGGGACTTGAAGTTAGAAAGAAGGGCGGACCTCGCGCTCGTTGATGCCCCGTGTACTAGTAGTGGTGCGGTGTCTAAGGACCCAGCAATTAAGATCTTCTTGAACAATAGGGAGCTGGTTTACGCGGCAAAAAGCGTCCAAGTAGGACTCCTACACAATGCGCTTAGGCAGGTTGATAGGGTGGTCTACGCGACGTGCTCTCTCCTACCCGAGGAAGGCGAGGAGGTCGTTGAGGATGTGCTAAGGAGAGGCGTTGAGCAGAGAGTAAGGGATGCGGGAATAAAGACGCGGAAAGGCTACGCGAAGTATAGTATTTGGAACCACGTGCACAGGACAATGCCGCATCTAGACATGTGTGAAGGATTCTTCGTGGCAAGATTCGAGAAGTAG
- a CDS encoding glycoside hydrolase family 38 C-terminal domain-containing protein, with the protein MNLVDVKRRLFDLLASSIGRHVHVNRWVYSTLNKVVELPFTVESTGDVFHVFETRVDVPDSNLVWLLKLAISGNALLEVDGKPLAGVDEAHTYSPLEPGKHAVKVTASPRSLFGYHKWNLVFESAYLVEVVWNAFSFALRALKLVEFVESLMPGKLRADFEELLYGVFSKVRFNPSLRQIALTNILLYSTAPVPYFKGREDLPRPYGDYLWLTGVYGLGVLKGALPDIEDEDVCKAIEASKALERALYTGLQELSARYGKPGLAFAAGHSHIDAAWLWPRAETVEKVLRTFSTIVSLMREYKFTYLQSSAQYYEWVEERAPHLFEEVRKLVEEKRWIVVGGMWVESDTQLVDGESIARQFLHGQRYFKSRFNRLARVGWLPDSFGFSGNLPQIMKLSGIEVFVTHKVMWNDTNEFPYHAFRWRGIDGTEIQVHIIVPSYGEPSTPASVHRYWERYKSKEVTPFIVYAYGYSDGGGGPTREMLELLELDKIVPGIPRVEHFDEEKYINELRKARSKLPVWNGEIYVEAHRGTYTTNFKVKELMARAEVNLLQAEIASTLADILGLEKPNKELINSLWKLLLFNQFHDVLPGSSVKEVYDDAYRDLEYVIRSSEEVIGRALRSASKSSGDAKLVVLNTLPWRRKVIIEMGKEHGIPVTYNTVECQDAGDRYYVSVELIPLGFKALKLMKARCTAGPGVLVRESSGGIVLENEHITLEVGKGGDIVSAILKNEGVEVFSEPSNKLVAHIDKPGTWDAWDIRRDFLHEGVELVALGEPRVTIRGPLVSCIGVIRGFEKSTVDQEICLYKDSPLVEIRNRLLWRSKGVLVKTWFTINAEKTRAFFEVPYGVLERPTRVNSTWDEARYEVPALRWADLEGESVSLAVIAPSRHGYAVHGNRLGLSLIRSPAFPNPWSDLGVFETTYYLYPHTGNYEEAAVPKITQEVLHKAFYAIIRGTEDMSLLEIEPPRLVLSAFKPAEDLDGYVLRLFNPCSKAIRIKVRINPVVRVLSAFEVDIPELNVLREFEVQEGVVEVEVEPFKILTLKLRLAGSRGEHGPETGI; encoded by the coding sequence ACGTATTCGAAACGCGGGTTGATGTACCGGATAGCAACCTAGTGTGGTTGTTAAAGCTCGCAATTAGCGGTAATGCATTGCTTGAAGTAGACGGTAAACCACTCGCCGGCGTGGACGAGGCACATACCTACAGTCCCCTGGAACCGGGCAAGCACGCAGTGAAGGTTACTGCCTCCCCGCGGAGCCTTTTCGGATACCACAAGTGGAACCTCGTATTTGAGAGCGCATACTTAGTTGAAGTGGTCTGGAACGCTTTTAGCTTTGCGTTAAGGGCATTAAAGCTAGTGGAGTTCGTGGAAAGCCTCATGCCTGGTAAACTCAGAGCCGACTTCGAAGAGCTCCTCTACGGAGTTTTTAGTAAAGTGCGATTTAACCCGAGCCTAAGGCAAATAGCGTTAACTAACATTCTACTGTACAGCACAGCACCGGTACCCTATTTTAAAGGAAGGGAAGACCTGCCAAGGCCTTATGGAGACTACTTATGGCTAACCGGGGTATATGGCCTCGGCGTGCTGAAGGGTGCCTTGCCGGATATAGAGGATGAAGACGTATGTAAGGCCATTGAAGCCTCAAAAGCCCTTGAAAGGGCTCTGTATACAGGCCTTCAAGAGCTCTCAGCAAGGTATGGTAAGCCCGGCTTGGCGTTCGCCGCAGGGCACAGCCATATTGACGCCGCATGGTTATGGCCGCGAGCTGAAACCGTGGAAAAGGTCCTCAGGACGTTTTCCACGATCGTAAGCCTGATGAGAGAATATAAATTCACATACCTTCAGAGCTCAGCACAGTACTATGAGTGGGTCGAGGAGAGGGCTCCTCACCTATTTGAAGAAGTAAGGAAACTGGTTGAGGAGAAGAGGTGGATTGTTGTCGGCGGGATGTGGGTTGAAAGCGATACCCAGCTAGTCGACGGGGAGTCTATTGCGAGGCAGTTTCTCCACGGTCAAAGGTACTTTAAGTCGAGGTTTAACAGGTTGGCGAGAGTTGGGTGGCTACCAGACAGTTTCGGCTTCTCGGGTAACTTACCTCAGATCATGAAGCTCAGCGGCATAGAGGTTTTCGTGACGCATAAAGTCATGTGGAACGACACGAACGAGTTTCCGTATCACGCGTTCAGGTGGCGTGGTATTGACGGTACAGAGATCCAGGTACACATTATCGTGCCATCATACGGTGAACCATCGACGCCGGCATCTGTTCACAGGTACTGGGAAAGGTATAAGAGCAAGGAAGTCACACCCTTCATAGTATATGCTTACGGTTACAGCGATGGCGGTGGAGGACCTACACGTGAAATGCTGGAACTCCTAGAACTCGACAAGATCGTGCCCGGTATACCGCGAGTAGAACACTTCGACGAGGAGAAGTACATTAACGAACTCAGAAAAGCGCGGTCTAAGCTTCCCGTATGGAACGGAGAAATATACGTAGAGGCGCACAGAGGGACTTACACGACTAATTTCAAAGTAAAGGAACTAATGGCAAGGGCAGAAGTTAACCTCCTACAGGCTGAAATAGCATCGACACTCGCAGACATTTTAGGTCTAGAGAAGCCGAACAAGGAACTCATTAACTCCTTATGGAAACTACTACTGTTCAACCAATTTCATGACGTGCTACCGGGTAGCTCCGTTAAAGAGGTGTACGACGATGCCTATAGGGATTTAGAGTACGTTATTAGGAGCTCGGAGGAGGTCATCGGCCGTGCTCTCCGGTCAGCGAGTAAATCCAGCGGTGACGCTAAGCTAGTCGTACTGAATACCTTACCTTGGCGCAGAAAAGTCATAATCGAGATGGGCAAAGAACACGGAATACCAGTCACCTACAACACGGTTGAGTGTCAAGATGCAGGTGATAGGTACTACGTTAGCGTCGAGTTGATCCCGCTGGGGTTTAAGGCGTTAAAGTTGATGAAGGCAAGGTGTACGGCGGGCCCCGGCGTCTTAGTTCGCGAAAGTAGTGGCGGAATTGTGCTGGAAAACGAGCACATCACTCTTGAAGTGGGTAAGGGAGGTGACATCGTATCGGCGATCCTCAAGAACGAGGGGGTGGAAGTGTTTAGCGAGCCATCTAACAAGTTGGTAGCTCACATAGACAAGCCGGGTACTTGGGACGCGTGGGATATACGCAGAGATTTTCTCCATGAAGGTGTAGAGTTAGTGGCTCTCGGCGAACCCCGAGTAACCATTCGAGGACCACTGGTATCTTGTATTGGCGTTATACGTGGTTTCGAGAAATCAACCGTAGACCAGGAAATATGCCTCTATAAGGATTCGCCGCTAGTTGAGATCAGGAATAGGCTCTTATGGCGCTCGAAAGGTGTACTGGTTAAAACGTGGTTCACGATCAACGCGGAGAAGACGAGGGCCTTCTTCGAAGTGCCCTACGGCGTTCTAGAAAGGCCCACTAGAGTGAATTCTACGTGGGATGAAGCTAGGTACGAGGTCCCGGCTCTTCGCTGGGCTGATCTGGAAGGCGAGAGTGTCAGCTTAGCCGTGATAGCGCCATCGAGGCACGGATACGCTGTTCACGGCAATAGACTAGGTCTTAGTTTGATAAGGTCGCCGGCGTTTCCGAACCCCTGGAGCGATCTCGGGGTGTTCGAAACCACGTATTACCTGTACCCGCACACCGGTAATTACGAAGAAGCAGCAGTACCTAAAATAACACAAGAAGTTCTACATAAGGCGTTCTACGCCATTATCAGGGGCACCGAAGACATGTCACTACTCGAAATCGAGCCGCCTAGACTAGTCCTCAGCGCATTTAAACCAGCCGAGGACCTAGATGGTTACGTGTTAAGACTATTCAATCCATGTAGTAAAGCGATTAGGATTAAGGTAAGAATCAACCCGGTAGTTAGGGTTCTCAGCGCGTTCGAGGTGGATATACCGGAGCTAAACGTATTACGCGAATTCGAAGTTCAAGAAGGTGTCGTGGAAGTTGAAGTTGAGCCGTTTAAGATACTAACGCTGAAGTTGAGGTTGGCCGGTTCTCGGGGTGAACACGGCCCCGAAACAGGGATATGA